The Nostoc sp. 'Peltigera membranacea cyanobiont' N6 genome contains the following window.
CGTGCCAGTTACAGGTTTATGGATGAGTGCCGTCGGCATCGTCGGTTTAGCACTTAACCTGCGGGCTTATGATTTCGTTTCCCAAGAATTACGGGCGGCGGAAGACCCTGAGTTTGAAACCTTCTATACCAAAAACATTTTGCTGAACGAGGGTATCCGCGCTTGGATGGCTCCTCAAGATCAACCCCACGAACAATTTGTATTCCCTGAGGAAGTTCTACCTCGCGGTAACGCTCTCTAATATTAAAAGCTGACCATGACTTGAATCAGGACTGTAGTTGCCAAAACTTGACATCAGCCAGATTAAATAATCTTCTTGGGATAAGTCAATAAAGTGTCAACATTCCCCATTCTCCAGTCATCTCCCACCAAAAGGCGGGAGATTTTTTTATATATGGTTAATATCTCTAAATTTATATGTTATGTTAGATGAAGGTTATAAACCCAGAGTAAAAACTCTGCCCTTTTGAAACTAAGACCGTTTAGGCAATAAGGAGGTGATGCCCATGATAGAAAGTAGTAAAACCATGGGTCATCAGGTTGCAGTTAGCCGGCTGTGTGCCGGGGCTGTTCTCTAAAAGTTAGCCTTAGTCATCTTTGAGATACTAAGTTAGCTCAAGTAGCTAGGCAAGCTCGGAGTTCCTTCCGGCAGTCTGGTTGCAACCTGAAGACCCGCTAGACCGCTCTGATTTAGATCGTCCGATCTAAATCAGAGCGGATAGTTTTTTAAGGGTGACTTTTGAAAACTTAGATAGCGAAACCTGCGGCGGGTAAAGCCAATGGGTTTAAGTTTTCTTAAAAATAAAAATATCTTGCATCAAACCTTGGAATATGACCAGATGTGAGCTAAAGCATTTATTTACCAAGCCTAATTTAAATATATCCACATATATTAAGCATTAGTTTATCTTCATATATATGGATATATGTGGAGAATTAAATTGGATTTTTTCTATTAAATAAATGCAAAACTGAGTGACCATAACATAGCTTAGGAATTTTTTGACATGGCACAACTACTCACTAAAGCAGAAATCCAAGAACAGGCAAAGGTTCTGTCAGGTTGGACTGTTGAAGACTCCAAGTTGCATATTACCCGCACATTCAAGGATTTTATCCAAGCAATTGAGTTTGTCAATAAACTGGTGGAACCTGCTGAGTCAGCAGGACATCATCCAGATATAGAGATTTCCTACAACAAAGTGAAAATTACACTTACGTCACATGATGCAGGTGGGCTAACGCAGACAGACTTTGATGTAGCGCAGGTGATTTCGCAAATTAAATAAGTAATTTCTTCTCACATCTTGCACCAGGAAACTGGAAGTAACCACGACAAAGACAAAAGCCGCCTATCTTTAACTTATGAAGGAAAAGTAGCCCGTAAATTGATTGAGAGTAATGTTAGAGGTTTTTCTTTGGAGTATACGGATTTCAAAAACCTTGATTCCTGATTTTGTTTTTATTCCAAGAATACCAGGCGAATAGCCGAGCAGAAAGGCTTTGCTACATTTGTACAGCCAAGCTAGTGTATTTTAACTAGTGTGCAATTCCTGCTTGGCTAAGTGTGAGAAGTGATTTTTGCTCACAAACTGCTAAGTATCTAGCGCTTTTAGCAATTTAGCCAAGTGAGGAGCAGATTCCCTAAACCCTACTCCCTGCTTAGAGATTTAGATAACCATGTGTGACAGTTATTAAGCCGATCGCTGCAATCTTGCCATCTAGATCAGATGTTTTATAATGTTATGATATAAAGATATGTTTTTGCATAAGTTAATCACATCAGTTTTTAACCCTAAGTTAATCGTTTATTAGCTTTGCAAAAACTAGAATTGTAGTAATGGCAATTATGCCTCATCCATAGGTTTCAATGAGATGTGGCATTTTCGAGAATTAGGTGGAACGAAACCAATTATCTAAACAAGGTGTGAGGAGTAAAGAAAAGATGTCTAATCTCTTATGGAAATCCTTAGTGGTTAGCCCAGCAGTTTTGGGAGCAACATTGTTAGTTTCGACAACAGCGATTGCGGCTCCAAATACAGCCACTGTAGTATCACCAGCTAAACAACCAACTGTAGCTGAGGTTGCCCAACAGCCAGAAATATTGGCTCAAACAACGATAGATCAAGTTAACCGCTACAGCAACGAAGGCAACCAAAATAACTCTCAGTCTCAAGTAACATCGGTTTCTCAATTTTCCGACGTACAACCCACTGACTGGGCGTTCCAAGCATTGCAGTCCTTGGTTGAGCGCTATGGTTGTATTGCAGGTTATCCGAATGCGACTTATCGCGGTAATCGTGCTTTGACCCGTTATGAATTTGCCGCTGGTTTAAAC
Protein-coding sequences here:
- a CDS encoding 4a-hydroxytetrahydrobiopterin dehydratase, with protein sequence MAQLLTKAEIQEQAKVLSGWTVEDSKLHITRTFKDFIQAIEFVNKLVEPAESAGHHPDIEISYNKVKITLTSHDAGGLTQTDFDVAQVISQIK